CAATAATAGTCCTTGTTCTCATTATAGCATTTAACTTTTTTATTACAAAATAATATTTTAACTAAAATATCTAAGAGTTTTAAATAATTTAATTAAAATATTATATAAATAAAGGAAAGGTTAAAACCTTTCCTTTATAAAAACATAAATTTAATATAATTATTATCTTAAATCTTCCATTGCTACATGGTCCATATCAGTAAATGTTTGGTTTTCTCCAACCATTCCCCATATGAATGTATAGTTGCTTGTTCCTACACCAGAGTGGATTGACCAAGATGGAGAGATAACTCCTTGTTCGTTAGCCATGATGATGTGTCTAGTTTCTGTAGGTTCTCCCATTAGGTGGAAAACTCTTGTTTCTGGTTGCATGTTGAAGTAGAAGTAAACTTCCATTCTTCTTTCATGAGTGTGGCATGGCATTGTGTTCCACATGTTATTTGGTTCAAGAACTGTCATTCCCATTAATAATTGACAAGATTTACATACTGCTGGGTGAACATATTGGAATATTGTTCTTTCGTTTGAGTTTGCTAAGCTTCCTAATTTAACTGGGTTAGCTTTTTCTATGTCAATTTTAACTATTGGATAAGTTGTGTGAGCTGGTGCTGAGT
This is a stretch of genomic DNA from Fusobacterium varium. It encodes these proteins:
- the kduI gene encoding 5-dehydro-4-deoxy-D-glucuronate isomerase, which encodes MKLDVRYANHPEDSKHYTTEELRKHYFIETIFEADEAALTYSHVDRIIAGGIMPVTKEVRLEGSKELGSEFFLERRELGVINIGGAGKIVVDGVEYKMNPKDGLYVGMGSKELVFTSEDSANPAKFYVNSAPAHTTYPIVKIDIEKANPVKLGSLANSNERTIFQYVHPAVCKSCQLLMGMTVLEPNNMWNTMPCHTHERRMEVYFYFNMQPETRVFHLMGEPTETRHIIMANEQGVISPSWSIHSGVGTSNYTFIWGMVGENQTFTDMDHVAMEDLR